One region of Streptomyces sp. NBC_00442 genomic DNA includes:
- a CDS encoding cytochrome P450 translates to MTNDAPDVFDPRLYAAGPPYAAYRELRDHLPVAWQAEPEVLGWPAGPGFWAVTRHADVVRVLKDAGSYSSALGATQIRDPDPADLPFIRRMMLNQDPRTGPGADDPAHQDHGRLRRLVSRAFTPGRIERFEALARERARALLTAARDGAEDGVCDLVADVTDDYALLNLTDLLGVPPGDRGLLLEWTERVIAYQDPDEPRVTGDDGRPVNPRSPAMLAEMFAYARQLAAYKRERPGDDIMTSLAHGELGGAELEMFFFLLTVAGNDTVRGAAPGGLLALAQHPSQRAVLMNHQVAVDTAVEELLRWHPPVLSFRRTAVRDTELAGRRIAAGDKVVVFHASANHDERVFSDPHRLDLTRAPNPHVSFGDGPHVCLGAHFARLQLRVLHEEALRVLPRTELAAAPRRLVSNFINGIKSLHLRVS, encoded by the coding sequence GTGACGAATGACGCACCCGATGTCTTCGACCCGCGCCTGTATGCCGCGGGACCGCCGTACGCCGCCTACCGCGAGCTGCGCGACCACCTGCCCGTCGCGTGGCAGGCGGAGCCCGAGGTGCTCGGCTGGCCGGCCGGGCCCGGCTTCTGGGCGGTGACCCGCCACGCCGACGTCGTACGCGTCCTCAAGGACGCCGGCAGCTACTCCTCCGCGCTCGGCGCCACCCAGATCCGCGACCCCGACCCCGCGGACCTGCCGTTCATCCGCCGCATGATGCTCAACCAGGACCCCCGCACGGGCCCCGGCGCCGACGACCCGGCGCACCAGGACCACGGCAGGCTGCGCCGCCTGGTGAGCCGCGCCTTCACACCGGGCCGCATCGAACGCTTCGAGGCACTGGCCCGCGAACGGGCCCGCGCCCTGCTCACCGCGGCCCGCGACGGCGCCGAGGACGGCGTGTGCGATCTGGTCGCCGACGTCACCGACGACTACGCGCTGCTCAACCTCACCGACCTGCTGGGCGTCCCGCCGGGCGACCGGGGCCTCCTGCTCGAATGGACCGAACGCGTCATCGCCTACCAGGACCCGGACGAGCCCCGGGTCACCGGCGACGACGGGCGGCCCGTCAACCCGCGCTCGCCCGCGATGCTCGCCGAGATGTTCGCGTACGCCCGGCAACTCGCCGCGTACAAGCGGGAGCGGCCGGGCGACGACATCATGACCTCGCTCGCCCACGGCGAACTCGGCGGCGCCGAACTGGAGATGTTCTTCTTCCTGCTGACCGTGGCGGGCAACGACACCGTGCGCGGCGCGGCGCCCGGAGGGCTGCTGGCTCTCGCGCAACATCCCTCCCAGCGCGCCGTGTTGATGAATCATCAGGTCGCGGTGGACACCGCCGTCGAGGAACTCCTGCGGTGGCATCCGCCGGTGCTGAGCTTCCGGCGCACCGCCGTGCGGGACACCGAACTCGCGGGGCGGCGGATCGCGGCCGGGGACAAGGTCGTCGTCTTCCACGCCTCCGCCAACCACGACGAACGCGTCTTCAGCGACCCGCACCGCCTGGACCTCACCCGCGCACCGAACCCGCACGTCTCCTTCGGCGACGGCCCGCACGTATGCCTCGGCGCACACTTCGCCCGGCTGCAACTGAGGGTGCTGCACGAGGAGGCGCTGCGCGTCCTGCCCCGCACCGAACTCGCGGCCGCGCCCCGGCGCCTGGTGTCCAACTTCATCAACGGCATCAAGTCGCTGCATCTGAGGGTGAGTTAG
- the hydA gene encoding dihydropyrimidinase — translation MTRTLITGGLVITAAEEIHADVLIEGGRIVALAAAGSQQWSADRVIDASDTYVIPGGVDAHTHMEMPFGGTFASDTFETGTRAAAWGGTTTIVDFAVQSVGRSLAEGFDAWMAKANGTCAIDYGFHMIVSDVNDSTLKEMDSLVAQGVTSFKLFTAYPGVFYSDDGQILRAMQKASGNGGLIMMHAENGLAIDVLVQQALARGETDPRHHGEVRKVLLEAEATHRVIQLARVAGAPLYVVHVSADEALAEIVTARDKGLPVFGETCPQYLFLSTDNLAEPDFEGAKYVCSTPLRPREHQQALWRGLRTDDLQVVSTDHCPFCFTGQKERGRGDFSKIPNGLPGVENRMDLLHQGVVDGHITRRRWIEIACAAPARMFGLYGRKGTIAPGADADVVIYDPAAEQTLSASTHHMNVDYSAYEGKRVRGKVRTVLSRGEVIIDNGRYTGRAGHGAFLPRGTTQYLG, via the coding sequence ATGACCCGCACACTGATCACGGGCGGCCTGGTCATCACGGCAGCCGAGGAAATCCACGCCGACGTACTGATCGAGGGCGGCAGGATCGTGGCGCTCGCCGCGGCGGGCAGCCAGCAGTGGAGCGCGGACCGCGTCATCGACGCCTCCGACACGTACGTCATCCCGGGCGGCGTCGACGCGCACACCCACATGGAGATGCCGTTCGGCGGGACCTTCGCCTCCGACACCTTCGAGACGGGCACACGGGCCGCGGCTTGGGGCGGCACGACGACGATCGTCGACTTCGCGGTGCAGTCGGTGGGCCGGTCGCTCGCCGAGGGCTTCGACGCGTGGATGGCCAAGGCGAACGGCACGTGCGCGATCGACTACGGCTTCCACATGATCGTCTCCGATGTGAACGACTCGACGCTGAAGGAGATGGACAGCCTGGTCGCCCAAGGGGTGACCTCGTTCAAGCTGTTCACGGCCTACCCGGGGGTCTTCTACAGCGACGACGGCCAGATCCTGCGCGCGATGCAGAAGGCGTCCGGCAACGGCGGCCTCATCATGATGCACGCGGAGAACGGCCTCGCCATCGACGTCCTGGTCCAGCAGGCCCTGGCGCGCGGCGAGACCGATCCGCGCCACCACGGGGAGGTGCGCAAGGTCCTCCTGGAGGCGGAGGCCACCCACCGGGTGATCCAGCTCGCCCGGGTGGCCGGAGCCCCCCTGTACGTCGTCCACGTCTCGGCCGACGAGGCGCTCGCGGAGATCGTGACGGCGCGCGACAAGGGCCTGCCGGTCTTCGGCGAGACGTGCCCGCAGTACCTCTTCCTGTCCACCGACAACCTCGCGGAGCCCGACTTCGAGGGAGCCAAGTACGTCTGCTCCACGCCGCTGCGCCCCCGCGAGCACCAGCAGGCCCTCTGGCGCGGCCTGCGCACCGACGACCTCCAGGTCGTCTCCACCGACCACTGCCCCTTCTGCTTCACCGGCCAGAAGGAACGCGGCCGCGGCGACTTCTCGAAGATCCCCAACGGCCTGCCCGGGGTGGAGAACCGCATGGACCTCCTCCACCAGGGCGTGGTGGACGGGCACATCACCCGCCGGCGCTGGATCGAGATCGCCTGCGCCGCCCCGGCCCGGATGTTCGGCCTGTACGGCAGGAAGGGCACGATCGCCCCCGGGGCCGACGCCGACGTGGTCATCTACGACCCCGCCGCCGAACAGACGCTCTCGGCCTCGACCCACCACATGAACGTCGACTACTCCGCCTACGAGGGCAAACGCGTCCGCGGCAAGGTGCGCACCGTCCTGTCCCGCGGCGAAGTGATTATCGACAACGGCCGCTACACCGGCCGCGCGGGCCACGGGGCGTTCCTGCCGCGCGGGACGACGCAGTACCTCGGGTAG
- the ggt gene encoding gamma-glutamyltransferase, with translation MRRPAVRTLSLLAAAAAVAASVAAAPPTTAAPPGGRTPAKVPEAVGYGGAVSSVDADASAAGLQVLKNGGNAVDAAVATAAALGVTEPYSSGIGGGGFFVYYDAKSRSVHTVDGRETAPTSATSSLFLENGKPLPFADAVTSGLSVGTPGTAATWDRALHAWGSESLSTLLKPAERLARDGFTVDDTFRSQTKDNQARFADFPDTARLFLPGGQLPVVGSTFKNPDLARTYEELGRKGVGAVYRGDLGRDIVRTVRNPPVDPASTRAVRPGDLSEKDLRAYGAKYQAPTEVNYRGLDVYGMAPSSSGGTTVGEALNILERTDLSKASDVQFLHHYIEASRIAFADRGRWVGDAAFENVPTKGLLSQRFADSRACLIKDDAALTSPLAPGDPRHPTACGTSGTAAPTTYEGDNTTHLTVADKWGNVVAYTLTIEQTGGSAMTVPGRGFLLNNELTDFSFAPASPAVHDPNLPGPGKRPRSSISPTIVLDRQHKPVLALGSPGGATIITTVLQTLVNHLDRGMPLVDAIAAPRASQRNAARTELEPALYNSPLRARLEALGHSFTLNPEIGAATGVQRLPDGRWLAAAETVRRGGGSALVVHPSGKR, from the coding sequence ATGCGTCGTCCTGCTGTCCGCACCCTGTCCCTCCTCGCCGCGGCGGCCGCGGTCGCCGCCTCGGTCGCCGCGGCCCCGCCCACGACGGCCGCGCCGCCCGGCGGCCGAACACCGGCCAAGGTCCCGGAGGCGGTCGGCTACGGGGGAGCGGTGTCGAGCGTGGACGCCGACGCGTCCGCCGCCGGTCTCCAGGTCCTCAAGAACGGCGGCAACGCGGTGGACGCGGCCGTCGCCACCGCCGCCGCGCTCGGCGTCACCGAGCCGTACTCGTCGGGGATCGGCGGGGGCGGCTTCTTCGTCTACTACGACGCGAAGTCCCGCTCCGTGCACACCGTCGACGGCCGCGAGACGGCCCCCACGTCGGCCACCTCCTCGCTCTTCCTGGAGAACGGCAAGCCGCTGCCCTTCGCGGACGCGGTGACCAGCGGGCTCAGCGTCGGAACGCCGGGCACCGCCGCCACCTGGGACAGGGCCCTGCACGCCTGGGGAAGCGAGTCCCTGAGCACGCTCCTGAAGCCCGCGGAACGGCTCGCGCGCGACGGCTTCACCGTCGACGACACCTTCCGCTCCCAGACCAAGGACAACCAGGCCCGCTTCGCGGACTTCCCCGACACCGCCAGGCTGTTCCTGCCCGGCGGGCAGCTCCCGGTGGTCGGCTCGACCTTCAAGAACCCCGATCTGGCGCGCACCTACGAGGAGTTGGGCCGCAAGGGCGTCGGCGCCGTCTACCGGGGCGACCTCGGCAGGGACATCGTCCGTACGGTGCGCAATCCGCCCGTCGACCCCGCCTCCACCCGTGCGGTGCGCCCCGGTGACCTGAGCGAGAAGGACCTCCGGGCCTACGGGGCCAAGTACCAGGCGCCCACCGAGGTGAACTACCGCGGGCTCGACGTGTACGGCATGGCCCCGTCGAGCTCCGGCGGCACGACCGTCGGCGAGGCGCTCAACATCCTGGAGCGCACCGACCTGTCGAAGGCGTCGGACGTGCAGTTCCTCCACCACTACATCGAGGCGAGCCGCATCGCGTTCGCGGACCGGGGCCGCTGGGTCGGTGACGCCGCGTTCGAGAACGTACCGACCAAGGGTCTGCTCTCGCAGCGCTTCGCCGACTCGCGGGCCTGCCTGATCAAGGACGACGCGGCCTTGACCAGCCCCCTCGCCCCCGGCGACCCGCGCCACCCGACGGCGTGCGGGACCTCGGGCACCGCGGCCCCGACCACGTACGAGGGCGACAACACCACCCACCTCACGGTGGCCGACAAGTGGGGCAACGTCGTCGCGTACACGCTGACCATCGAGCAGACCGGCGGCAGCGCCATGACCGTGCCCGGCCGCGGCTTCCTGCTGAACAACGAGCTGACCGACTTCTCCTTCGCCCCGGCCAGCCCCGCGGTCCACGACCCGAACCTGCCCGGCCCCGGCAAGCGGCCGCGCTCCTCCATCTCGCCGACGATCGTGCTCGACCGGCAGCACAAGCCGGTGCTCGCGCTCGGTTCGCCGGGCGGGGCGACCATCATCACCACCGTCCTCCAGACGCTCGTCAACCACCTGGACCGGGGCATGCCGCTCGTCGACGCGATCGCGGCGCCGCGCGCCAGCCAGCGCAACGCGGCCCGGACCGAGCTGGAACCCGCCCTCTACAACAGCCCGCTGCGGGCCCGCCTCGAAGCGCTCGGCCACTCCTTCACGCTCAATCCGGAGATCGGCGCGGCGACCGGAGTGCAGCGCCTGCCGGACGGGCGCTGGCTCGCCGCCGCCGAGACGGTGCGGCGGGGCGGCGGGTCGGCCCTCGTGGTCCATCCGAGTGGAAAGCGGTAA
- a CDS encoding nitrilase-related carbon-nitrogen hydrolase, with product MANVVRAALVQATWTGDTESMIAKHEAHAREAARQGAKIIGFQEVFNAPYFCQVQEAEHYRWAEPVPDGPTVTRMRELARETGMVIVVPVFEIEGEGFYYNTAAVIDADGSYLGKYRKHHIPQVKGFWEKYYFKPGNLGWPVFDTAVGKVGVYICYDRHFPEGWRQLGLNGAQLVYNPSATSRGLSGYLWQLEQPASAVANEYFIAAINRVGIEEYGDNDFYGTSYFVDPRGQFVGEVASDKEEELLVRDLDFGLIEQVRQQWAFYRDRRPDAYEGLVKP from the coding sequence ATGGCCAACGTCGTGCGCGCCGCACTGGTTCAGGCGACCTGGACCGGCGACACCGAATCCATGATCGCCAAACACGAGGCGCACGCCCGCGAGGCGGCCCGGCAGGGTGCGAAGATCATCGGCTTCCAGGAGGTCTTCAACGCCCCGTACTTCTGCCAGGTCCAGGAGGCGGAGCACTACCGCTGGGCCGAGCCCGTCCCCGACGGCCCCACCGTCACCCGGATGAGGGAACTCGCCCGCGAGACCGGCATGGTGATCGTCGTCCCCGTCTTCGAGATCGAGGGCGAGGGCTTCTACTACAACACCGCGGCCGTCATCGACGCCGACGGCAGCTACCTCGGCAAGTACCGCAAGCACCACATCCCCCAGGTCAAGGGCTTCTGGGAGAAGTACTACTTCAAGCCGGGCAACCTGGGCTGGCCGGTCTTCGACACGGCCGTCGGCAAGGTCGGCGTATACATCTGCTACGACCGGCACTTCCCCGAAGGATGGCGCCAACTCGGCCTCAACGGAGCCCAGTTGGTGTACAACCCCTCCGCCACCTCACGCGGTCTCTCCGGCTACCTGTGGCAGCTGGAACAGCCCGCGTCGGCCGTCGCCAACGAGTACTTCATCGCCGCCATCAACCGCGTCGGCATCGAGGAGTACGGCGACAACGACTTCTACGGGACCAGCTACTTCGTGGACCCGCGCGGCCAGTTCGTCGGCGAGGTGGCCAGCGACAAGGAGGAGGAACTCCTGGTCAGGGACCTCGACTTCGGCCTCATCGAGCAGGTCCGCCAGCAGTGGGCGTTCTACCGCGACCGCCGCCCCGACGCCTACGAAGGGCTGGTGAAGCCGTGA
- a CDS encoding alginate lyase family protein: MFTPSQSRPRAGRRRRPPRTAVVAAVGALALLAACAPAPRVSTASAVGRADPSTLVFHHPGVVVGRSQLDTVREKVRAGQEPWHSAYEKMKASRYGSLRYTPHPVETVPCPPNAGPPACVSEREDAIAAYTQALLWTVNGNEAHARKAVEIMDGWAQVMKRHTEGNADLQTAWAGSTWARAADIVHAGYPQWRAPAVQRFKWMLRKAYLPAVSAKVPDYNGNWELAMTDAAIGIAVFVEDHQVFKDALERYRARVPAYFYLASDGALPKPPPGGSMITPDKLATYWFGQRTYQDGLGQETCRNFMHVGYSLAASAHVAETAWQQGIDLYGPTAERLKAALEFHAHYQLGAKAPAWLCAGRIDRSLGPDVEVLLNHLQNRLHMTLPETRRLAQQQRPSGTDDLFVAWETLTHAQNPGAAVQAQTARGAEFRTSSTER, from the coding sequence GTGTTCACTCCGTCACAGAGCCGTCCCCGCGCCGGACGGCGCCGCCGCCCGCCGCGGACGGCCGTCGTCGCCGCGGTCGGCGCGCTGGCGCTGCTCGCCGCCTGTGCCCCCGCACCCCGCGTGTCCACCGCCTCCGCCGTGGGCCGCGCGGACCCCTCGACGCTGGTCTTCCACCACCCCGGCGTGGTCGTCGGCCGGAGCCAGCTCGACACCGTGCGCGAGAAGGTGCGGGCCGGCCAGGAGCCGTGGCACTCCGCGTACGAGAAGATGAAGGCGAGCCGCTACGGCTCGCTGCGCTACACCCCGCACCCCGTCGAGACGGTGCCGTGCCCGCCCAACGCCGGGCCGCCCGCCTGCGTCTCCGAGCGCGAGGACGCCATCGCCGCGTACACGCAGGCGCTGCTGTGGACGGTGAACGGCAACGAGGCGCACGCGAGGAAGGCCGTCGAGATCATGGACGGCTGGGCGCAGGTGATGAAGCGGCACACCGAGGGCAACGCGGACCTCCAGACCGCCTGGGCGGGTTCGACCTGGGCGCGGGCCGCCGACATCGTGCACGCGGGGTATCCGCAGTGGCGGGCGCCGGCGGTGCAGCGATTCAAGTGGATGCTGCGCAAGGCGTATCTGCCCGCAGTGAGCGCCAAGGTCCCCGACTACAACGGGAACTGGGAACTCGCGATGACGGACGCGGCGATCGGCATCGCCGTGTTCGTCGAGGACCACCAGGTGTTCAAGGACGCCCTGGAGCGCTACCGCGCCCGCGTCCCCGCCTACTTCTACCTCGCCTCGGACGGCGCCCTGCCCAAGCCGCCACCCGGCGGCTCCATGATCACCCCGGACAAGCTGGCGACGTACTGGTTCGGACAGCGCACCTACCAGGACGGGCTCGGCCAGGAGACGTGCCGCAACTTCATGCACGTCGGCTACTCCCTGGCCGCCTCCGCCCACGTCGCGGAGACGGCCTGGCAGCAGGGCATCGACCTGTACGGGCCCACGGCCGAACGGCTGAAGGCGGCGCTCGAATTCCACGCGCACTACCAGCTGGGCGCCAAGGCTCCGGCCTGGCTCTGCGCGGGCAGGATCGACCGGTCCCTCGGCCCCGACGTCGAGGTGCTGCTCAACCACCTCCAGAACCGGCTGCACATGACACTGCCCGAGACGCGCAGGCTGGCGCAGCAGCAGCGCCCGAGCGGCACCGACGACCTCTTCGTCGCCTGGGAGACGCTCACCCATGCGCAGAACCCGGGCGCGGCGGTCCAGGCGCAGACGGCCCGCGGGGCGGAATTCCGGACGAGTTCAACAGAACGTTGA
- a CDS encoding NUDIX hydrolase, with amino-acid sequence MSVPGARRPRAAARTVVRDPLGAVFLLRYDNEEVGPHWALPGGGLDPGESPREGARRELREETGWAELEPGPLLCTWTHDFTRAGVPVRQHEHVYLAEARVPRREPTPEATAGHRAEGILGTRWWTPDELARTAEQIWPPGLGALLDAWSPGAAPADLGYVAVGTVSHPAR; translated from the coding sequence GTGAGCGTTCCGGGTGCCCGTAGGCCAAGAGCGGCGGCCCGCACGGTCGTGAGGGATCCGCTGGGCGCGGTGTTCCTGCTGCGGTACGACAACGAAGAGGTCGGCCCGCACTGGGCCCTTCCGGGTGGCGGCCTCGATCCGGGGGAGTCCCCGCGCGAGGGTGCCCGTCGCGAGCTGCGCGAGGAGACCGGCTGGGCGGAGCTCGAACCGGGCCCGCTGCTGTGCACCTGGACCCACGACTTCACCCGCGCCGGGGTGCCCGTGCGCCAGCACGAGCACGTCTACCTGGCCGAGGCCCGGGTGCCCCGGCGGGAGCCGACGCCCGAGGCCACGGCCGGCCATCGCGCGGAGGGCATCCTCGGCACCCGTTGGTGGACCCCGGACGAGCTGGCGCGCACGGCGGAGCAGATCTGGCCGCCCGGCCTCGGCGCACTGCTCGACGCCTGGTCTCCCGGCGCCGCCCCCGCCGACCTGGGGTACGTCGCCGTCGGCACCGTGTCGCACCCGGCCCGCTGA
- a CDS encoding HAD family hydrolase gives MDTTTRARPERRPQVPAAVVFFDVEGTLLAAPDLASLAAPLGRLWHPPVLAALHGHAALGHLVVLVTRASAAALAPITHDLAPDAVLCSRPGAPMTGQGKGYAARALLRDRRVPAARCYAYADEAADLPLLAEVGHPVVVGDDPVLLRHARRGNWGRLPGPGAERGDTVSGTGNPSLPG, from the coding sequence ATGGACACGACCACCCGCGCCCGCCCGGAGCGCCGCCCCCAGGTGCCCGCCGCCGTCGTCTTCTTCGACGTGGAGGGCACCCTCCTCGCCGCCCCCGACCTGGCCTCGCTCGCCGCGCCGCTCGGCCGGCTCTGGCACCCGCCGGTCCTCGCCGCACTGCACGGCCACGCCGCGCTCGGGCACCTCGTCGTGCTGGTCACCCGCGCGAGCGCCGCCGCTCTCGCGCCGATAACCCACGACCTCGCGCCCGACGCCGTGCTGTGCTCCCGCCCCGGAGCCCCCATGACCGGCCAGGGCAAGGGGTACGCGGCCCGAGCCCTGCTGCGCGACCGCCGCGTGCCGGCCGCCCGCTGCTACGCCTACGCGGACGAGGCCGCGGACCTGCCGCTCCTCGCCGAGGTCGGACACCCCGTGGTGGTGGGCGACGACCCGGTGCTCCTGCGCCACGCCCGGCGCGGCAACTGGGGCCGCCTTCCGGGGCCGGGCGCCGAACGAGGTGACACCGTGTCAGGTACGGGGAATCCGTCCCTTCCCGGTTGA
- a CDS encoding glycoside hydrolase family 75 protein, which translates to MRSRTLALAAAGAALLATTLPATAQGATVPGAPVPGAAAARASAARMSVAGPPAAGAPASAPEGTVGAAELLAKVTSCDQISHGRYRTDAGAPPTVPVCGANGAVFWKADLDIDCDGRRGRLCNKRTDPWFQPDTRFHQSDDRPLDAEKLPYVVVPNPSPVWDYRAAGIEGGGVAAVIHGDKVVYAVVGDTGPASSIGEASYATAKALGINPSPRSGGAESDVTYILFKGAQAEPIEDHGAAVALGDTLAQRFLANN; encoded by the coding sequence GTGCGCTCCAGAACGCTCGCCCTCGCCGCCGCCGGCGCCGCCCTGCTCGCCACGACTCTGCCCGCCACCGCGCAGGGCGCCACCGTCCCCGGCGCACCCGTTCCCGGCGCCGCCGCCGCCCGCGCGTCCGCCGCCCGCATGTCCGTCGCGGGCCCGCCCGCCGCCGGCGCACCCGCCTCGGCGCCCGAAGGCACGGTCGGCGCGGCCGAACTCCTCGCCAAGGTGACGAGCTGCGACCAGATCTCCCACGGCAGGTACCGCACGGACGCCGGCGCCCCGCCGACCGTGCCGGTCTGCGGCGCGAACGGAGCCGTGTTCTGGAAGGCGGACCTGGACATCGACTGCGACGGCCGCCGCGGCAGGCTCTGCAACAAGAGGACCGACCCGTGGTTCCAGCCCGACACCCGCTTCCACCAGAGCGACGACAGGCCGCTCGACGCGGAGAAGCTGCCCTACGTCGTGGTGCCCAACCCCAGCCCCGTCTGGGACTACCGTGCGGCCGGCATCGAGGGGGGCGGGGTCGCCGCCGTCATCCACGGCGACAAGGTCGTGTACGCCGTGGTCGGTGACACCGGTCCCGCCTCCTCCATCGGAGAGGCGTCGTACGCCACCGCCAAGGCGCTCGGCATCAACCCCAGCCCGAGGTCGGGCGGCGCCGAATCCGACGTCACGTACATCCTGTTCAAGGGCGCCCAGGCCGAGCCGATCGAGGACCACGGGGCCGCGGTGGCCCTCGGTGACACGCTGGCCCAGCGGTTCCTGGCCAACAACTGA
- a CDS encoding aspartate aminotransferase family protein has translation MTRSLHERHRAVLPDWLALYYREPIEITHGEGRHVWDAGGKKYLDFFGGILTTMTAHALPEVTKAVAEQAGRIIHSSTLYLDRPMVELAERIAQLSGIPDARVFFTTSGTEANDTALLLATAYRGSNQILAMRNSYHGRSFSAVGITGNHGWSPTSLSPLQTLYVHGGVRARGPYAHLGDAQFIQACVADLEDLLGHTRNVAALIAEPIQGVGGFTSPPDGLYAAFREVLNRHGILWITDEVQTGWGRTGDHFWGWQAHAQNGPPDLLTFAKGIGNGMSIGGVVARAEVMNCLDSNSISTFGGSPVTMAAGLANLGHLLEHDLQGNARRVGGLLIERLRAICAQLPAVREVRGRGLMAGIELVRPGTDEADPEAAAAVLEAAREGGLLIGKGGGHDTSVLRIAPPLSLTVAEAEEGAAILERALHSV, from the coding sequence GTGACCCGCAGCCTGCACGAGCGCCACCGGGCCGTCCTGCCCGACTGGCTCGCGCTCTACTACCGCGAGCCCATCGAGATCACCCACGGCGAGGGCCGCCACGTCTGGGACGCCGGCGGAAAGAAGTACCTCGACTTCTTCGGCGGCATCCTCACCACGATGACCGCCCACGCCCTGCCCGAAGTGACCAAGGCGGTCGCCGAACAGGCCGGCCGGATCATCCACTCCTCGACCCTCTACCTCGACCGTCCGATGGTCGAACTCGCCGAGCGTATCGCCCAGTTGTCCGGAATCCCGGACGCGCGGGTCTTCTTCACCACCTCCGGCACCGAGGCCAACGACACCGCCCTGCTGCTCGCGACCGCCTACCGGGGCTCCAACCAGATCCTCGCGATGCGCAACAGCTACCACGGGCGCTCCTTCAGCGCGGTCGGGATCACCGGCAACCACGGCTGGTCCCCGACCAGCCTCTCGCCGCTCCAGACGCTGTACGTGCACGGAGGCGTCCGCGCCCGCGGCCCCTACGCCCATCTCGGCGACGCCCAGTTCATCCAGGCGTGCGTCGCCGACCTCGAAGACCTGCTCGGCCACACCCGCAACGTGGCCGCGCTGATCGCCGAACCCATCCAGGGCGTCGGCGGGTTCACCTCACCGCCCGACGGCCTGTACGCCGCGTTCCGCGAGGTCTTGAACCGGCACGGCATCCTGTGGATCACCGACGAGGTGCAGACCGGCTGGGGCCGCACCGGCGACCACTTCTGGGGCTGGCAGGCACACGCCCAGAACGGGCCGCCCGACCTCCTCACCTTCGCCAAGGGCATCGGCAACGGCATGTCCATCGGCGGTGTCGTCGCCCGCGCCGAGGTCATGAACTGCCTGGACAGCAACTCGATCTCCACCTTCGGCGGCTCGCCGGTCACCATGGCCGCCGGCCTCGCCAACCTCGGCCACCTCCTCGAACACGACCTCCAGGGCAACGCCCGGCGCGTCGGCGGCCTGCTCATCGAGCGGCTGCGGGCGATCTGCGCCCAGCTCCCCGCCGTCCGCGAGGTCCGCGGCCGCGGCCTCATGGCCGGCATCGAACTGGTGCGGCCCGGCACCGACGAGGCCGATCCCGAGGCGGCGGCAGCGGTCCTCGAAGCCGCCCGCGAAGGCGGCCTCCTCATCGGCAAGGGCGGCGGCCACGACACCAGCGTGCTGCGCATCGCGCCGCCCCTCTCCCTCACCGTCGCGGAGGCCGAGGAAGGCGCGGCGATCCTGGAACGAGCCCTGCACAGCGTGTAG
- a CDS encoding helix-turn-helix domain-containing protein: protein MVRTPLTPEERARGERLGRLLRSARGDRSMPEIAAAAGLSAETLRKIETGRAPTPAFFTVAALASVLGLSMDEIVSDCAPPPAVAA, encoded by the coding sequence ATGGTCCGCACCCCACTCACCCCCGAAGAGCGTGCACGCGGCGAACGGCTCGGCCGGTTGCTGCGCTCGGCCCGTGGGGACCGCAGCATGCCGGAGATCGCGGCCGCGGCGGGCCTCTCCGCCGAGACCCTCCGCAAGATCGAGACGGGCCGGGCCCCTACCCCCGCCTTCTTCACCGTGGCGGCGCTCGCCTCCGTCCTCGGCCTGTCCATGGACGAGATCGTGTCCGACTGCGCTCCGCCGCCCGCCGTCGCCGCGTGA